In one window of Lacticaseibacillus casei DSM 20011 = JCM 1134 = ATCC 393 DNA:
- a CDS encoding PfkB family carbohydrate kinase, producing MKIIAIGDNVVDLYPADKKMFLGGHAANTAVFATMMGLEAAYFGTFGNDARGDFARRTLSELGVDISHSLQYDGPNAFTTMRLSDGKRQKTVGEPVQELQLSPDDIAYINTFDLVYLNNESGADAFLSAITAPKIYDFSTIDNDRVFKKIAPQIDLAYLSGKAKSDDDVEALCRRVAAAGCDQVVCSRGLRGSAALVKDTMSWQQALGVKAVDALGAGDAYITSFAATLYSSKKPTLDAKVSESLSHATKFSSAQVRVPGSFGHGAALIA from the coding sequence TTGAAAATCATCGCGATCGGAGACAATGTCGTTGACCTTTATCCAGCAGACAAGAAGATGTTTCTTGGCGGCCATGCTGCCAATACGGCGGTTTTTGCGACTATGATGGGGCTAGAGGCTGCTTATTTTGGCACGTTTGGTAATGATGCCCGCGGTGATTTTGCGCGGCGGACGCTCAGCGAGCTGGGTGTCGATATCAGCCATTCGCTGCAGTACGACGGTCCCAATGCCTTCACGACCATGCGACTCAGTGACGGTAAACGCCAGAAAACGGTTGGCGAACCGGTCCAGGAGCTTCAATTGAGTCCTGATGATATCGCGTACATCAACACTTTTGATTTAGTCTACTTAAATAATGAAAGTGGTGCGGATGCCTTTTTGTCAGCCATCACGGCGCCTAAAATTTATGACTTTTCAACGATTGACAACGATCGGGTGTTCAAAAAGATTGCGCCGCAGATTGACCTTGCGTATCTTTCCGGGAAAGCCAAGTCTGATGATGATGTGGAGGCTCTGTGCCGGCGGGTTGCGGCAGCTGGTTGCGATCAGGTTGTCTGCTCGCGGGGACTCCGCGGCTCGGCGGCGCTGGTCAAGGATACGATGTCTTGGCAGCAGGCGCTTGGCGTTAAAGCGGTGGATGCGTTAGGGGCAGGGGATGCGTATATTACTTCGTTTGCGGCTACGCTATATTCCTCGAAAAAGCCGACACTTGATGCGAAAGTTTCAGAGTCGTTGAGTCATGCGACGAAGTTTTCGTCGGCACAGGTGCGTGTGCCGGGGTCGTTTGGACATGGGGCAGCGTTGATTGCTTGA
- a CDS encoding DUF917 domain-containing protein, with translation MRLLDEESIENIATGAAFFGAGGGGNPFLGKLMALEAIKKNGPVKMLDVSEINDDDYFCPAAIMGAPAVMMEKIPKGDEFERVFTMLSQYTGHRFVGTFPMEAGGVNSMVPIALAASLGIPLVDCDGMGRAFPELQMVTFYLGGVAATPMVITDEKGNAGVIKTIDAKWAERLARVQTVEMGGSATVALYPSSGAQIKQNGIRGIVTLCEQVGLRIRDAHLNPAKALAEILEVTNGHLIFEGKVIDVERRTERGFNVGDIKIDGFNDFQDQHLSVLIQNENLLALRNGKPLVMTPDLIEIVDADTLLPVTTEVIKYGKRVKVLATPADARWRTEAGIKTAGPRYFGFDYDYRPVEELVKEG, from the coding sequence ATGCGGTTATTAGACGAAGAATCAATCGAAAACATCGCGACTGGCGCAGCTTTTTTTGGCGCTGGCGGTGGTGGTAATCCCTTTTTAGGCAAGCTGATGGCGTTGGAAGCCATTAAGAAAAATGGTCCCGTGAAGATGTTAGACGTTTCTGAGATCAACGATGACGATTATTTTTGTCCCGCGGCGATTATGGGGGCGCCGGCTGTGATGATGGAGAAGATTCCCAAAGGTGATGAGTTCGAACGGGTTTTCACCATGCTGAGTCAGTATACTGGGCACCGGTTCGTCGGCACGTTTCCCATGGAGGCCGGCGGGGTGAACTCGATGGTGCCGATTGCACTGGCGGCGTCGCTAGGCATTCCCTTGGTGGACTGCGACGGCATGGGACGGGCGTTTCCCGAGTTACAGATGGTGACGTTCTATCTAGGCGGCGTGGCAGCAACGCCCATGGTGATCACGGATGAAAAAGGCAACGCAGGCGTGATCAAAACGATTGACGCGAAGTGGGCGGAACGCTTGGCACGAGTCCAGACCGTGGAAATGGGCGGCAGTGCAACAGTGGCGCTGTATCCTTCAAGCGGTGCACAGATTAAGCAAAACGGGATTCGCGGTATTGTCACGCTGTGCGAACAGGTCGGCTTGCGGATCCGCGATGCCCACCTGAATCCGGCTAAGGCGTTGGCGGAAATTCTTGAAGTCACGAATGGGCATTTAATTTTTGAAGGTAAAGTCATCGATGTCGAGCGGCGCACCGAGCGCGGGTTCAACGTTGGCGATATTAAAATTGATGGCTTCAACGATTTTCAGGATCAGCATCTCAGCGTTTTGATTCAAAACGAGAATCTTTTGGCATTGCGCAATGGGAAGCCGCTGGTCATGACGCCTGATCTGATTGAAATTGTCGATGCGGACACCTTATTGCCGGTCACGACCGAGGTCATTAAATACGGCAAGCGTGTGAAAGTGTTGGCCACCCCGGCAGATGCGCGCTGGCGAACGGAGGCAGGCATTAAAACGGCCGGGCCGCGTTACTTTGGCTTCGATTACGATTATCGGCCAGTTGAAGAACTGGTGAAGGAGGGGTAA
- the yaaA gene encoding peroxide stress protein YaaA translates to MKFIIAPAKKMVIAQDDFPVQSQPQFRDQAAALLKRMQQLSQTEMQALWQTSDRLTQEAYQQLQTSDVTRQQSPAIFSYVGIQYQYMAPDLLDDAGLAYIQQHLRILSGLYGILRPFDGIVPYRLEMQTRLVMPPYHHLYDFWGGRLYQALAAIPGPVINLASDEYAKTIRPYLQPNDTFIDVRFAHLVNGKLKTRATYAKIARGEMVRYAAMHQVSTVAELTRFDSPTYRFDPERSTETELVFVAK, encoded by the coding sequence ATGAAGTTCATCATTGCACCGGCCAAGAAAATGGTGATCGCCCAAGACGATTTTCCGGTTCAAAGCCAGCCGCAGTTCCGCGATCAGGCGGCGGCATTGCTTAAGCGGATGCAACAACTTTCCCAGACGGAAATGCAGGCGCTGTGGCAGACCAGTGACCGCCTGACGCAGGAGGCCTATCAGCAGTTGCAGACAAGTGACGTCACGCGCCAGCAGTCACCGGCCATTTTCAGCTACGTTGGCATTCAATACCAATACATGGCGCCTGATTTGTTAGACGATGCGGGTTTGGCCTACATTCAGCAACACCTGCGCATTTTGTCTGGCTTGTATGGCATTCTGCGACCATTCGATGGCATTGTTCCTTACCGTCTGGAAATGCAAACGCGCTTGGTCATGCCGCCTTACCATCATTTATACGATTTCTGGGGTGGGCGATTGTATCAAGCACTGGCAGCCATCCCCGGCCCGGTCATTAACTTAGCCTCCGATGAATACGCCAAAACCATCCGCCCTTATTTACAGCCAAACGACACCTTCATCGACGTCCGCTTTGCCCACCTAGTTAACGGCAAGCTCAAAACCCGCGCCACTTATGCCAAAATCGCGCGCGGCGAAATGGTCCGCTATGCGGCGATGCATCAAGTTTCGACCGTTGCTGAACTGACGCGGTTTGATTCGCCAACTTATCGGTTTGACCCTGAGCGATCGACGGAAACGGAATTGGTCTTTGTGGCGAAGTAG
- a CDS encoding PTS transporter subunit EIIC has protein sequence MFKQFSKLGRAFMLPIAILPAAGLLLGLGGALTNKGALAAYPFLDQAWLQTILKVMNLAGNAVFANIALIFTIGVAVGLAKGDRGTAGLSGAVAFLVYTATISGLLQMFSAKDATIDTGVLRSIVVGGVVAYLHNHFRKIELPQFLGFFGGSRFIPIISSIAAILLGVTFYLIWPPIQGVLTSAGKGIATMGSIGTFFYGFLLRLTGAVGLHHTIYPMFWYTSLGGSEVVAGHAVNGAQNIFFAQLADPNHTGLFTYGTRFFAGRFATMMFGLPAAAYAMYRSLPKKRRKKNGGLYFSGALTSFLTGITEPLEYTFLFVAPWLYVIHAFLDGLSFYFADIMNIRIGNSFSGGLIDYLLFGVLQGQDKTHWMLIIPFGLAWAVIYYAVFRFCITHFRVMIPGMGDDSEVALDDEPATSLAGGTADSPKTASADQGLAEQSMQIIHALGGHQNIESVEACATRLRVAVADSAKVDKAKMKQLGAIAVLEVSGGVQAVFGGKSDLYSQEINAILGIDG, from the coding sequence ATGTTTAAGCAGTTTTCGAAACTCGGCAGAGCGTTTATGCTGCCAATTGCGATTCTGCCGGCAGCAGGGTTGCTGCTTGGGTTGGGTGGGGCATTAACCAATAAAGGCGCGTTGGCCGCTTATCCGTTTCTGGACCAGGCGTGGTTGCAAACGATTTTAAAAGTCATGAACCTCGCCGGGAATGCTGTCTTTGCTAACATTGCGCTGATCTTTACAATTGGTGTGGCGGTTGGTCTTGCGAAAGGTGATCGTGGCACGGCAGGCCTGTCTGGTGCCGTGGCATTTCTGGTTTATACCGCAACAATTAGCGGCTTGCTGCAAATGTTTTCGGCTAAGGATGCCACGATTGATACTGGCGTCTTAAGATCGATCGTGGTCGGCGGTGTGGTCGCTTATCTGCACAATCATTTTCGGAAAATCGAATTGCCGCAGTTTTTGGGATTCTTCGGCGGTTCGCGGTTTATTCCGATTATTTCGTCGATTGCGGCGATTTTGCTGGGGGTGACTTTTTATCTGATTTGGCCGCCAATTCAAGGCGTTTTGACATCGGCGGGAAAAGGCATTGCCACCATGGGGAGCATTGGGACGTTCTTTTACGGTTTTCTGCTTCGACTGACCGGCGCGGTGGGGTTGCATCACACTATCTATCCGATGTTTTGGTACACTTCTTTGGGTGGCTCGGAAGTGGTTGCGGGGCATGCCGTTAACGGCGCCCAGAACATCTTTTTCGCGCAACTAGCGGATCCCAATCATACTGGATTGTTTACTTACGGTACGCGGTTCTTTGCCGGCCGGTTTGCGACCATGATGTTCGGGCTTCCAGCAGCTGCTTACGCGATGTATCGGTCATTGCCAAAGAAGCGGCGTAAGAAAAATGGCGGGTTGTATTTTTCCGGCGCCTTAACGTCGTTTTTAACCGGAATCACGGAACCGCTTGAGTATACGTTCCTGTTTGTTGCGCCGTGGCTTTACGTGATTCATGCTTTTCTCGATGGACTGTCCTTCTACTTTGCCGATATTATGAACATTCGAATCGGCAATTCATTCTCCGGCGGGTTGATCGATTATCTGTTGTTTGGCGTATTGCAAGGGCAAGACAAAACTCACTGGATGTTGATTATTCCATTCGGTCTCGCTTGGGCAGTGATTTACTACGCAGTCTTCCGGTTCTGCATCACGCATTTTCGGGTGATGATCCCGGGTATGGGCGACGATTCGGAAGTGGCTTTGGACGATGAACCGGCGACTTCACTGGCTGGCGGTACGGCAGATTCGCCAAAAACGGCATCGGCCGATCAAGGTTTGGCGGAGCAGTCAATGCAAATCATTCATGCGCTCGGCGGCCATCAGAATATCGAATCCGTCGAAGCCTGCGCGACCCGATTGCGCGTGGCGGTTGCTGACAGCGCGAAAGTCGATAAGGCGAAAATGAAACAACTAGGCGCGATTGCGGTGTTGGAAGTCAGCGGCGGTGTCCAGGCGGTCTTTGGCGGTAAGTCGGATTTGTATAGTCAGGAAATTAATGCGATTTTGGGGATTGATGGTTAA
- a CDS encoding ATP-dependent DNA helicase yields MEQAQVYENVDLQIIKLLFNSDSSDYKVYAVRILNPNPKLKMTLTQEITVTGDMGYYNRRAIITADLVYDDADSLRYRKPSYKVARLHFGLPKEPRRQWQLIDTLLVHQPTVLRRLHDYFADDAPILTIFSKDDIKTAKIPGVGPATIQKIATAIRGKLEVAVLANHWGKALSSMTYEKIWLAYKDAELAMQHVDANPYVLMQVAQLDFKKVDAFAKSRGVAPNDPHRLAAGLQYIFRTAVLTQGLTYITITWFKEQAATLLGVSTDDLTMFADPKQALAYGFLLNEQYDLVTSCDMFATEGSVARIMAVAQKTAEPLIKPTELDEKLDKFLDRHQLVINDQQRAAFQNVNQHGLSVLNGSAGTGKTWLTNLLVHFFNAQAKGKSVLLAPTGRAAKVLARYTHEPAATIHAYLHLLPGEELDRFDSEADWETFGDARLIIVDESSMLTTPLAYTVLKNVNFKKAHVLFVGDVFQLPPIGPGNFLKDCLADDHVAATTLTRVYRQDSQSGVLALANRIRDRLALPFGPDDDRYVSGNVALYNQRDAGRVFDAGIKAYQEALAKHGHQPDSQLLIVNKNIGATGRLRFNAELQALVNPAKPGEPEYVSSYVDPVTNQKHYLRLNDRVMILKNDKHVALVDPKTWERRAVLGENGLQKTDEFGTKRWRETIMANGDTGVVAHIDPKRHFLVVQVGDQYCYYSFGSVPRALTLAYAITVHKAQGGQADTVIAIVNGADRMLNAQSFYTALTRTQSQFIFFGDFRVLLARTKIYPIDSRHDLLGSLLSGQLTVDTFSRFTFEQILAWLDHQRHQGIQPRAAVTAAKPEAATQPFAVRYAEQLDILNQVVREVTKLPMKKATGE; encoded by the coding sequence GTGGAGCAAGCCCAAGTTTATGAAAATGTCGACCTGCAGATTATTAAGTTACTGTTTAACAGCGATAGCAGCGATTATAAAGTTTATGCCGTGCGAATTTTAAATCCGAATCCTAAGCTGAAAATGACGCTGACGCAGGAAATTACCGTGACCGGCGACATGGGCTATTACAATCGCCGGGCCATTATTACGGCTGACTTGGTTTATGATGACGCAGATTCATTGCGCTACCGCAAACCTTCCTATAAGGTGGCGCGGCTGCATTTTGGATTGCCCAAAGAACCGCGACGACAGTGGCAATTGATCGACACGCTGTTGGTCCATCAGCCCACGGTTTTGCGCCGGCTGCACGATTATTTTGCGGATGACGCGCCGATTTTGACAATTTTTTCAAAAGATGACATTAAGACGGCGAAAATTCCCGGCGTTGGGCCGGCGACGATTCAAAAAATTGCTACTGCCATTCGCGGCAAGCTTGAAGTCGCGGTGTTAGCGAACCACTGGGGTAAAGCGCTCAGCTCCATGACTTACGAAAAGATTTGGTTAGCCTATAAAGATGCCGAGTTGGCCATGCAACACGTGGATGCCAATCCGTATGTTTTGATGCAGGTGGCGCAACTCGATTTCAAGAAGGTCGACGCCTTTGCGAAAAGTCGGGGAGTGGCGCCAAATGATCCGCACCGACTCGCGGCCGGGTTGCAATATATTTTCCGTACGGCAGTGCTGACGCAAGGGCTGACTTACATTACGATTACTTGGTTCAAAGAGCAGGCGGCCACACTACTGGGCGTTAGCACGGATGACTTAACGATGTTCGCTGACCCTAAGCAAGCGTTGGCGTATGGCTTTTTGCTGAATGAGCAATATGATCTGGTCACCAGCTGCGACATGTTCGCGACAGAAGGCTCGGTGGCCAGAATCATGGCCGTAGCGCAAAAAACGGCCGAACCCTTGATTAAGCCGACTGAACTGGATGAAAAATTGGATAAGTTTTTGGATCGCCACCAGCTGGTCATCAACGATCAGCAGCGAGCCGCTTTTCAAAACGTTAACCAACATGGGCTAAGCGTGCTCAATGGCAGTGCCGGCACCGGGAAAACGTGGTTGACGAACTTGCTGGTGCACTTTTTCAATGCGCAAGCTAAAGGGAAAAGTGTGCTGCTGGCGCCAACTGGTCGTGCGGCAAAGGTGCTGGCGCGCTATACCCATGAACCAGCTGCCACGATTCACGCGTATCTGCATCTTTTACCGGGCGAAGAACTCGATCGGTTTGATTCTGAAGCTGATTGGGAAACGTTTGGCGATGCACGGTTGATTATTGTGGATGAGAGTTCGATGCTGACGACGCCGCTTGCGTATACGGTGTTGAAAAATGTGAACTTCAAGAAGGCACACGTTCTGTTTGTGGGTGATGTGTTTCAGTTGCCGCCGATTGGTCCGGGAAACTTTTTGAAGGATTGTCTGGCAGACGATCATGTTGCGGCGACAACGCTGACGCGGGTTTATCGGCAAGACAGCCAGTCAGGCGTTTTGGCACTGGCTAACCGCATTCGTGATCGGTTGGCGTTGCCTTTTGGGCCGGATGATGATCGCTATGTCAGCGGTAATGTGGCGCTGTACAATCAGCGTGATGCAGGGCGGGTTTTTGATGCCGGCATTAAGGCGTATCAAGAGGCGCTTGCAAAGCATGGGCACCAGCCGGATTCGCAGTTGCTGATTGTCAACAAAAACATCGGCGCGACCGGGCGTTTGCGGTTTAATGCGGAACTGCAGGCGCTAGTTAACCCTGCCAAGCCAGGCGAGCCCGAGTACGTCAGCAGCTACGTCGATCCGGTGACCAATCAAAAACACTACCTGCGCCTCAATGATCGGGTGATGATTCTGAAAAATGACAAACATGTGGCCTTGGTTGATCCGAAAACCTGGGAACGCCGCGCTGTGTTAGGTGAAAATGGCCTCCAGAAAACCGATGAATTCGGAACAAAGCGCTGGCGTGAGACGATCATGGCCAATGGCGATACGGGTGTTGTGGCTCATATCGATCCCAAGCGGCATTTTCTGGTGGTTCAGGTCGGCGATCAATATTGCTATTACAGTTTTGGCAGTGTGCCGCGTGCCTTGACGCTGGCGTATGCCATTACGGTGCACAAAGCGCAAGGCGGCCAGGCTGATACGGTGATTGCGATCGTCAACGGTGCGGATCGCATGCTAAATGCGCAGAGCTTTTATACGGCGTTAACCCGGACCCAGTCGCAGTTCATTTTCTTTGGTGATTTCCGGGTCTTATTGGCGCGCACCAAAATATACCCGATTGACTCGCGCCACGACCTGCTCGGCAGTCTGCTTTCCGGGCAGTTAACGGTGGACACGTTCAGTCGCTTCACGTTCGAACAGATCCTGGCCTGGCTGGATCACCAGCGGCACCAAGGCATTCAGCCCCGCGCCGCCGTCACCGCCGCCAAACCAGAAGCAGCCACTCAACCATTTGCGGTGCGGTATGCCGAGCAGTTGGATATTCTCAATCAGGTTGTTCGGGAAGTTACTAAGTTGCCGATGAAAAAGGCGACTGGGGAGTAG
- a CDS encoding hydantoinase/oxoprolinase family protein: MYRLGIDVGGTNTDAILLDDQHHVINSVKRHTTKDIQTGIGNAIQAVLADQPLDRDQISKAMLGTTQITNAIVERKHIARVGVLRLAYPATEAIPPYTAWPEDLVNKLSGKYAVVKGGYEYDGQILNEIDPDEINAVLEQWRGEVDSVAIIGVFAALRVDQEQQAADLVHAAYGADFPVTMSHEVGSLGLIERENAAILNAGLFRVIENTVDGFEQALAASGIKHASLYLTQNDGTLMTAAYARHFPILTIGSGPTNSIRGAAYLSHLKNAIVVDIGGTTTDLGVLQAGFPRESSIAVTVGGVATNFRMPDIMSIGLGGGSIVRQQRDGSVRVGPDSVGYQITDKALTFGGNIITATDIAVRLGLSDVGDPELVKQIPLKFAQAALKTIGEMIAVAIDKMKTSAEPATVILVGGGAIIAPRHLDGVGKLVRDPLGGVANAIGASISQVSGEYGRIYPYNQIPRDQAMADAKKKAIAAAIESGADEATIEVVEVDEVPLAYHPENANRVKIKVVGNLAR; the protein is encoded by the coding sequence ATGTATCGATTAGGCATTGACGTTGGCGGCACGAATACGGATGCGATTCTTTTGGACGACCAGCATCACGTGATTAATTCGGTTAAACGCCACACGACCAAAGACATTCAAACCGGTATTGGCAACGCCATTCAAGCGGTGCTTGCTGATCAGCCGCTTGATCGCGATCAAATCAGCAAGGCCATGCTCGGAACGACCCAAATCACCAATGCGATTGTGGAGCGTAAACATATTGCGCGCGTCGGGGTGTTGCGTCTGGCGTATCCGGCAACTGAGGCGATTCCGCCGTACACGGCCTGGCCGGAAGATTTGGTGAACAAGTTGTCAGGCAAGTATGCGGTTGTCAAAGGCGGGTACGAATATGATGGCCAGATTTTGAACGAAATTGATCCCGATGAAATCAACGCGGTGCTGGAGCAGTGGCGTGGGGAAGTCGACTCGGTTGCCATCATCGGGGTGTTTGCTGCTTTGCGGGTCGATCAGGAGCAGCAAGCCGCCGATCTGGTGCACGCAGCTTATGGCGCCGATTTTCCAGTCACGATGTCGCATGAAGTCGGCTCGCTCGGCTTAATCGAACGCGAAAATGCCGCGATCCTGAACGCCGGCCTTTTCCGCGTCATCGAAAATACTGTGGACGGCTTCGAGCAGGCGCTGGCGGCATCGGGGATTAAGCATGCGTCGTTATATCTGACCCAAAATGACGGCACCTTGATGACGGCGGCGTATGCCCGGCATTTTCCGATTCTGACGATTGGCTCTGGGCCGACGAACAGTATTCGCGGCGCGGCGTATCTGTCGCACTTGAAGAATGCGATTGTGGTCGATATCGGCGGGACCACGACTGACTTGGGTGTGTTACAAGCTGGATTCCCGCGCGAGTCATCGATTGCGGTGACCGTTGGCGGCGTGGCGACGAACTTCCGGATGCCGGATATTATGTCAATCGGTTTAGGCGGCGGTTCGATCGTCCGCCAGCAGCGCGATGGTAGTGTCAGGGTCGGGCCGGATTCGGTCGGCTACCAAATTACCGACAAGGCGCTGACGTTTGGCGGTAATATAATCACAGCGACCGACATTGCCGTGCGCCTCGGCTTGTCCGATGTCGGCGATCCCGAGTTGGTGAAGCAAATTCCGCTTAAGTTTGCGCAAGCTGCGTTAAAGACCATCGGCGAGATGATTGCGGTGGCCATTGATAAAATGAAAACCAGCGCCGAGCCGGCCACCGTCATTTTGGTTGGCGGTGGTGCGATCATTGCGCCGCGGCATCTGGACGGCGTCGGCAAGCTGGTGCGCGATCCGCTCGGCGGCGTGGCCAACGCGATCGGCGCTTCGATCAGCCAGGTCTCCGGCGAATACGGCCGCATTTATCCATACAACCAGATTCCGCGCGATCAAGCCATGGCCGACGCCAAGAAAAAGGCGATTGCTGCGGCCATCGAATCAGGTGCAGATGAAGCCACGATTGAAGTGGTCGAAGTCGATGAGGTGCCGCTGGCTTACCATCCGGAAAATGCAAATCGGGTGAAGATTAAAGTGGTGGGGAATTTGGCGCGGTAA
- a CDS encoding WxL domain-containing protein, giving the protein MSKKRWIGGIAFAGLLVGSLTTGSVVLAADEDTGTTNTSVTVTGGTIGLSAPSALAFPGVTVESIVKGNLNDPVTTADSSLLTVSDFRGTGAGYTVSAKESPITNGSGATLKGAFVQMVPDTLVTPNAAAPAWTKSVDLTTSDQPLFATSTGQDGGGITSYDLNKVTLDVPEDNDVKAGNYSGVITFTLTPGQPAQAATSNPVP; this is encoded by the coding sequence ATGTCAAAGAAACGTTGGATCGGCGGAATTGCTTTCGCTGGCCTTCTTGTAGGGAGTTTGACAACCGGCTCCGTCGTTTTAGCTGCAGACGAAGATACCGGAACGACTAATACGTCAGTCACAGTAACCGGTGGCACCATTGGGCTTTCCGCACCAAGCGCGCTCGCTTTTCCAGGTGTCACGGTTGAAAGTATTGTAAAAGGCAATTTGAATGACCCAGTTACCACTGCCGATAGTTCACTGCTGACGGTGAGCGATTTTCGCGGTACCGGTGCGGGCTATACGGTTTCGGCAAAGGAATCACCGATTACGAATGGTAGTGGTGCGACACTGAAAGGCGCCTTTGTTCAAATGGTGCCCGACACTTTGGTAACGCCTAACGCTGCGGCGCCAGCATGGACAAAGTCGGTTGATTTGACAACAAGCGATCAGCCGCTATTTGCGACCAGTACGGGCCAAGATGGTGGCGGGATCACGAGTTATGACCTCAACAAAGTCACATTGGACGTACCTGAGGATAATGATGTTAAAGCTGGCAACTACAGCGGCGTGATCACTTTTACACTGACACCCGGCCAGCCGGCACAAGCCGCAACGTCCAATCCAGTTCCGTAA
- a CDS encoding CPBP family intramembrane glutamic endopeptidase has product MELRDIWYIVGGYVITVIADEVLLALNDLIYHQSETPNNQMIRESFMDANWIVTVLLIVEIILIAPIKEELIFRGVLFNLFFSPNRIVLRTLLSASLFATVHATDTVFGFLLYAFSGIVFATVYSKTGKLQNTIALHVLNNIVGTLIILLF; this is encoded by the coding sequence GTGGAGCTTCGCGACATTTGGTACATTGTTGGTGGATACGTCATTACTGTAATCGCGGACGAGGTGCTATTGGCTTTAAACGATCTGATTTACCATCAGTCAGAAACGCCTAACAACCAAATGATTAGAGAATCTTTTATGGACGCTAACTGGATAGTCACAGTTCTGCTTATTGTTGAAATAATTCTAATCGCGCCGATCAAGGAAGAGTTGATTTTCCGAGGCGTTCTTTTCAACTTGTTTTTTAGTCCAAATAGAATCGTGCTAAGAACATTGTTAAGTGCCAGCTTGTTTGCTACAGTCCATGCGACCGATACCGTCTTTGGTTTCTTGCTATACGCTTTCTCTGGCATTGTATTTGCAACTGTCTATTCAAAAACCGGTAAGCTGCAGAACACCATTGCCCTTCACGTTCTTAATAATATCGTCGGAACACTAATAATCCTTCTTTTCTAA
- a CDS encoding cytosine permease, whose product MEENKRDQTWFGLAMILCGALVSIPSLILGGSLVTGMSLPAAILTGLAGYGFIVLMMVSQGMQSVDQGKPAVVVAQQVFGKVGSSKVISIIIAIAALGWFGIQANVGGLAVDNLLKYLGLPIPAWLASLLTGLLMVVTAMYGVKLIRLLAYVAVPYLVIVILYGLWFAFAKQDAAATIAAYHPSGTVSFVNGFSSTVGSFAMAGVIVGDYAQFSKKRSDVVKAAIFGVIPAGVLMIAVGAVLTIAFKSNDISSLFMKIGSPVIGGLALILGTWKVNVVNAYSGGIAVANIFNIPEKYRKLTLFLVGVGGTILSIIGILNYFEPVMNIFSAMIPPVAGAMAASYWVIHRGDLHSWQSVPGVNWLGLSAWALGAVVGVLPVVWPVIPNIPVLGIILAFVLYYAGAKLHPEWDKASELD is encoded by the coding sequence ATGGAAGAAAATAAACGTGATCAAACTTGGTTCGGTTTAGCCATGATTCTTTGTGGGGCGTTGGTCTCGATTCCCAGCTTGATTCTTGGTGGCAGCCTGGTTACGGGGATGTCGCTTCCGGCCGCAATTTTGACCGGGTTGGCCGGGTATGGGTTCATCGTCTTGATGATGGTGTCGCAAGGGATGCAGAGTGTTGACCAAGGCAAGCCGGCGGTCGTGGTGGCTCAACAGGTGTTTGGAAAAGTTGGGTCGTCGAAAGTGATTTCGATTATCATCGCGATTGCGGCGTTGGGATGGTTTGGCATTCAGGCGAATGTTGGCGGTCTGGCGGTGGACAACTTGCTGAAGTATTTGGGTTTGCCGATTCCCGCTTGGCTGGCTTCGCTGTTGACAGGGTTGTTGATGGTGGTGACCGCGATGTATGGCGTGAAGTTGATTCGCCTGCTTGCCTACGTCGCCGTTCCGTATTTGGTGATTGTCATTTTGTATGGCCTGTGGTTCGCGTTTGCTAAGCAGGACGCGGCGGCGACGATTGCAGCCTATCATCCGAGTGGCACCGTGTCGTTTGTCAACGGCTTCTCGTCGACGGTTGGCTCATTCGCGATGGCCGGCGTCATTGTCGGGGATTACGCGCAGTTTTCCAAAAAGCGCAGCGATGTGGTGAAGGCGGCGATTTTCGGCGTCATTCCCGCGGGTGTCTTGATGATTGCGGTTGGCGCGGTGTTGACGATTGCGTTTAAGTCGAATGATATTAGCAGTCTTTTCATGAAAATCGGCTCGCCGGTCATCGGTGGCCTGGCGCTGATTTTGGGCACGTGGAAAGTCAACGTGGTGAATGCGTATTCTGGCGGGATTGCCGTGGCGAATATTTTTAATATCCCGGAAAAATACCGCAAGTTGACGCTGTTTCTAGTCGGTGTAGGCGGCACGATTTTGTCGATTATCGGCATTTTGAACTATTTTGAGCCGGTGATGAACATCTTTTCTGCCATGATTCCGCCGGTGGCCGGTGCGATGGCGGCGTCCTATTGGGTGATTCATCGTGGTGACTTGCACAGTTGGCAGTCAGTGCCTGGCGTGAACTGGCTTGGCTTGTCCGCGTGGGCGTTAGGCGCGGTTGTTGGCGTTTTGCCGGTTGTGTGGCCCGTCATCCCGAATATTCCGGTGTTGGGCATCATCCTCGCATTTGTGCTTTATTACGCCGGCGCGAAGTTGCATCCGGAGTGGGATAAAGCTTCTGAGTTGGACTAA